A genomic segment from Lates calcarifer isolate ASB-BC8 linkage group LG13, TLL_Latcal_v3, whole genome shotgun sequence encodes:
- the LOC108878986 gene encoding zinc finger protein 462 encodes MLEKYNKRKRKFSNLPKPAFEDSPHVKCKKCPDDLRRRAQGLYKCAHCRKQLNGIKKLHHHLDHHRAMNVKAAETKESLVITTTPEATSTEMCRQDELPVFETVEELTQWNVTPVETFTLPTSPLSSPSKFTDLEQPELKSRGDKHTCKQCGRAFMSLKGLRSHERSHAALAAIKKLDNLQTLAVKHNINKYVIYKSGTLRPFLCSFCSYRTTVLGLWRSHFMRKHQDVIMDPVEPDDEDEENALRANKEPPILSNENNYLPESDEEPEIAKSSLYLEPPDVQRQLNHYNLMAQTGVSSKANLQDTDLPENSLLNCEFCNFSTGHLSSMRRHYINRHGKKIHRCKDCDFFTGLRKTLDMHVQTGHSTFQSEPTYQRDLRCPFCLYQTKNKNNMIDHIILHREERVVPIEVRRSKLSRYLQGVIFRCHKCTFSSGSAENLSSHMTKHDDIKPYKCRLCYFDCTLLSDLEAHLSDKHQVVRNHELVGQVSLDQLEARDGRIPEVQQEPLKNVEHHNNESENVETEEFVKDGNEVLCETQSESQAENNITGRKQTEIVFSPDTARGQRIGDKVEQNTGEGNNAGIQFEDCSGPERERQTNENKKEEEAEGSSTKCGKSESEKTGPHKLNIEAFKQRMLNIHKKAHQDRTAKIEQNTETEFKVNSEEKKNNIRGQEGFKIEGHLPNCAQHHISHKESLGISFTNCKEEQVHSQKNSDEVTDPYGEMPVLENEYLKKETQTLGCCKEEEEDHHPEQKQEEEEDHHTEQKQEEEEDHHPEQKQEEEDKVVTEGSEDELDRIKETDSPHAHKSAFTATSAASEVLCPSVADQKLYTCEFCGRNLMNSSELKRHIMRHGI; translated from the exons ATGCTGGAGAAGTACAACAAACGAAAACGCAAGTTCAGCAACCTGCCCAAACCTGCATTTGAGGATAGTCCACATGTCAAATGTAAGAAGTGTCCAGAC GATCTAAGAAGAAGAGCACAGGGACTTTACAAATGTGCCCACTGCAGGAAACAGTTAAATGGAATTAAAAAGCTGCATCACCACCTGGATCACCATAGAGCAATGAACGTGAaggctgcagagacaaaagaaTCATTGGTTATTACAACAACACCAGAGGCTACATCCACTGAA ATGTGTAGGCAAGATGAACTGCCTGTGTTCGAAACCGTGGAGGAGCTGACTCAATGGAATGTGACACCAGTGGAGACCTTCACTTTGCCAACAAGTCCTCTGTCGTCACCTTCGAAATTCACTGATCTAGAGCAGCCAGAGCTGAAATcaagaggagacaaacacacttGCAAACAGTGTGGGCGCGCATTCATGTCTTTGAAAGGTTTGCGCTCACATGAGCGCAGCCATGCAGCCCTGGCAGCCATCAAGAAACTGGACAATCTACAAACCTTAGCAGTGAAGCACAA TATTAACAAATATGTCATCTACAAATCTGGGACGTTAAGGCCTTTCTTATGTAGTTTCTGTTCCTATCGGACAACCGTCTTGGGCCTGTGGAGGAGTCATTTTATGAGAAAACATCAAG ATGTCATTATGGATCCTGTGGAGCCTGACgatgaagatgaggaaaatgCTCTGAGAGCCAACAAGGAGCCTCCTATtttgtcaaatgaaaataattatttaccTGAATCTGATGAAGAACCTGAAATTGCTAAAA GTTCACTGTACTTGGAGCCTCCAGATGTGCAGCGACAGTTGAACCACTACAACTTGATGGCACAGACTGGTGTCTCATCTAAAGCGAACTTGCAAGATACTGACTTACCTGAAAACAGTCTGCTTAACTGTGAGTTTTGCAACTTCAGCACTGGACACCTGTCCAGTATGCGAAGACACTACATAAACCGCCACGGGAAGAAGATCCACAGGTGTAAGGACTGCGACTTTTTCACTGGTTTAAG GAAAACACTGGACATGCACGTACAGACTGGTCATTCTACCTTCCAGTCAGAGCCTACTTATCAGAGGGACCTCCGCTGCCCTTTCTGCCTCTACCAGACcaagaacaagaacaacatGATCGATCACATCATCTTGCATCGTG aggAACGTGTTGTGCCAATAGAGGTGCGTCGCTCTAAGCTGTCGCGCTACCTTCAAGGCGTCATCTTCCGCTGTCACAAATGCACTTTCTCAAGCGGCAGCGCTGAAAACCTCAGTTCGCACATGACGAAGCATGATGACATCAAACCGTACAAGTGTCGGCTGTGCTACTTTGACTGCACTCTGCTGAGTGACTTGGAGGCGCACCTGAGTGATAAGCATCAG GTTGTGAGGAATCACGAGCTTGTGGGTCAGGTCAGCCTTGATCAGCTTGAAGCAAGGGATGGTAGGATACCTGAAGTGCAGCAGGAACCGCTGAAAAACGTGGAGCACCACAACAATGAGAGTGAGAATGTAGAAACAGAGGAGTTTGTTAAAGATGGTAATGAGGTCCTATGTGAGACACAATCTGAGAGCCAGGCAGAAAATAACATCACAGgcaggaaacaaacagaaattgtGTTCTCACCAGACACAGCAAGAGGACAGAGGATAGGAGATAAAGTAGAGCAAAATACTGGGGAAGGAAACAATGCAGGCATCCAGTTTGAGGACTGCAGtggcccagagagagagaggcagacaaatgagaacaaaaaagaagaggaagcagaggggAGCTCAACAAAATGTGGTAAAAGCGAAAGTGAAAAAACAGGGCCCCACAAGTTAAATATTGAGGCATTTAAGCAGAGAATGTTGAACATACACAAGAAGGCACATCAGGATAGAACGGCTAAGATAGAGCAGAACACTGAGACTGAATTTAAAGTTaattcagaggaaaagaaaaataacatcagGGGTCAGGAGGGTTTTAAAATTGAAGGGCATTTGCCCAACTGCGCGCAACATCACATAAGCCACAAGGAGAGCTTAGGCATCTCATTTACAAACTGCAAAGAGGAACAAGTGCACAGTCAGAAAAACAGTGATGAGGTAACAGACCCTTACGGAGAAATGCCAGTGCTCGAGAATGAATATctgaagaaagaaacacaaactctTGGATGTTgcaaggaggaagaagaggaccATCATCCTGAGcagaagcaggaggaagaagaggaccATCATACTGAGcagaagcaggaggaagaagaggaccATCATCCTGAGcagaagcaggaggaagaagacaaagTGGTCACTGAAGGCAGCGAGGATGAGTTAGACAGGATAAAGGAAACTGACAgtccacatgcacacaaaa gtgcATTCACAGCAACCAGTGCTGCTTCTGAAGTCCTGTGCCCATCAGTCGCAGATCAGAAACTTTATACCTGTGAGTTTTGTGGACGAAACCTCATGAACAGCTCTGAACTGAAGCGTCACATTATGCGACATGGAATATAA